The proteins below come from a single Salinilacihabitans rarus genomic window:
- a CDS encoding DNA polymerase V family protein, producing MSDGQPDGSTGGDDDESDAPGGGPRRVVSERSVDDILASLDDVQGDPESPAGASDEGGPDRSDDAASESGVSDAEDDESDGDDASDEENADESTNEPDDPTTAEVAAGGEDPPVDSDLAARVEAGAVTGADVRAAEAGEGRAATPEVGEIDLTLDDLDGASSGPDGAADDSPGLFDRLKGLFSR from the coding sequence ATGAGCGACGGGCAACCGGACGGATCGACGGGCGGCGACGACGACGAGTCCGACGCCCCCGGCGGCGGACCGCGCCGCGTGGTCTCCGAGCGGAGCGTCGACGACATCCTCGCGTCGCTGGACGACGTACAGGGCGATCCGGAGTCGCCGGCCGGAGCGAGCGACGAGGGCGGACCGGACAGGAGCGACGACGCGGCGAGCGAGTCGGGCGTCTCTGACGCCGAAGATGACGAGAGCGACGGCGACGACGCGAGCGACGAGGAGAACGCGGACGAGTCGACGAACGAACCCGACGACCCGACGACCGCCGAGGTCGCGGCCGGGGGCGAGGACCCCCCCGTCGACTCCGACCTCGCGGCGCGCGTCGAGGCCGGCGCGGTGACCGGCGCGGATGTCCGCGCGGCCGAGGCCGGCGAGGGCCGGGCGGCGACGCCCGAGGTCGGCGAGATCGACCTCACGCTCGACGACCTCGACGGGGCGTCGAGCGGCCCGGACGGCGCGGCCGACGACTCGCCGGGGCTGTTCGACCGCCTCAAGGGGCTGTTCTCGCGCTGA
- a CDS encoding CAP domain-containing protein, translated as MVRSSRSDDSDGPRDPSPSRDGDDRAGIAGVLRGLVWLAFVAAVAVGTVLYGPALADLVADDSVPAPSPDPPETGDRNPDATHPGDPGETAYRTDVETISSSSVEDFVHAEVNERRAEHGLDPIEWDGTVASVSRAHSADMHERGYFAHVNPDGEGPYDRFTEVGDYCGVYGENIAKTWVDASVQQPGANGTVEYLTAEGVAEGVVDQWMNSTSHRAAILEADVDGWDRGGVGVYVAEDGTVYATHNFCREW; from the coding sequence ATGGTGCGATCCTCGCGCTCCGACGACTCCGACGGCCCTCGCGATCCCTCCCCGTCCCGTGACGGCGACGACCGGGCGGGAATAGCCGGCGTCCTCCGCGGTCTCGTCTGGCTCGCGTTCGTCGCCGCGGTGGCGGTCGGGACGGTGCTGTACGGGCCCGCGCTGGCCGACCTCGTCGCGGACGATTCCGTCCCGGCGCCCAGTCCCGACCCGCCCGAGACCGGCGACCGGAACCCGGACGCGACCCACCCCGGCGACCCCGGAGAGACGGCCTACCGGACCGACGTCGAGACGATCTCCTCGTCGTCGGTCGAGGACTTCGTTCACGCCGAGGTGAACGAGCGCCGCGCCGAGCACGGTCTCGACCCGATCGAGTGGGACGGCACGGTCGCCTCCGTCTCGCGGGCCCACAGCGCCGACATGCACGAGCGGGGCTACTTCGCGCACGTGAACCCCGACGGCGAGGGGCCGTACGATCGCTTCACCGAGGTCGGCGACTACTGTGGCGTCTACGGCGAGAACATCGCGAAGACGTGGGTCGACGCCTCCGTCCAGCAGCCGGGTGCAAACGGAACCGTCGAGTACCTGACCGCCGAGGGGGTGGCAGAGGGGGTCGTCGACCAGTGGATGAACTCGACGTCCCACCGCGCGGCGATCCTCGAGGCGGACGTCGACGGCTGGGACCGCGGCGGCGTCGGCGTCTACGTCGCCGAGGACGGCACGGTGTACGCCACGCACAACTTCTGCAGGGAGTGGTAG
- a CDS encoding CBS domain-containing protein: protein MDIADIATTEYIEVDVGTRMGKVRSTFENGNPKGIIVTDDGEYAGVISEREVLQSHVEDDAKVAALIKPSRNDPTPKVDRREDVREVARMLVEGNTKVAPVFENDELWGVITEDAILRAVLQNLDAITVGDIYTADPITLDEDDGIGKAINLLREHGVSRLPVLNENGYLTGVVTTHDIADFVIRENHKTTTGDRVGDSQRLLDVPVYDIMNSPVETTALDATAREAVEQMLDHDYAGLVVTPDDDDRVVQGVVTKTDVLRALTFTEEEHMDVQITNVSLLDTVTRESIVQSIEDVSDKYGEMQVMHAHVRFHEHKEKLRGTPLIACQIRLRTSKGQVAGTGEGYGAENAFRVALDKLERNVLELKGVQSDEEYRGQLLRKLNEL from the coding sequence ATGGATATCGCCGATATCGCCACCACGGAGTACATCGAAGTCGACGTCGGAACGCGCATGGGGAAGGTCCGTTCGACCTTCGAGAACGGCAACCCCAAGGGGATAATCGTCACCGACGACGGCGAGTACGCCGGCGTCATCAGCGAGCGGGAGGTGCTCCAGTCTCACGTCGAGGACGACGCGAAGGTGGCGGCGCTGATCAAACCCAGCCGGAACGACCCGACGCCGAAGGTCGACCGGCGCGAGGACGTCCGCGAGGTGGCGCGGATGCTCGTCGAGGGCAACACCAAGGTCGCCCCGGTCTTCGAGAACGACGAACTGTGGGGCGTCATCACCGAGGACGCCATCCTCAGGGCGGTCCTCCAGAACCTCGACGCGATCACCGTCGGGGACATCTACACCGCCGATCCCATCACGCTCGACGAGGACGACGGGATCGGCAAGGCGATCAACCTCCTGCGCGAGCACGGCGTCTCGCGGCTGCCGGTGCTCAACGAGAACGGCTACCTCACCGGCGTGGTCACCACCCACGACATCGCGGACTTCGTCATCCGGGAGAACCACAAGACGACGACCGGCGACCGCGTCGGCGACTCCCAGCGACTGCTCGACGTTCCCGTCTACGACATCATGAACAGCCCCGTCGAGACGACGGCCCTCGACGCCACGGCCCGGGAGGCCGTCGAGCAGATGCTCGACCACGACTACGCGGGGCTGGTCGTCACGCCCGACGACGACGACCGCGTCGTCCAGGGCGTCGTCACCAAGACCGACGTCCTGCGGGCGCTGACGTTCACCGAGGAGGAGCACATGGACGTCCAGATCACGAACGTCTCGCTTCTCGACACCGTCACCCGCGAGTCGATCGTCCAGAGCATCGAGGACGTCTCCGACAAGTACGGGGAGATGCAGGTGATGCACGCCCACGTCCGCTTCCACGAGCACAAGGAGAAACTCCGCGGCACCCCCCTGATCGCCTGCCAGATCCGTCTGCGCACCAGCAAGGGTCAGGTCGCCGGCACCGGCGAGGGCTACGGCGCCGAGAACGCCTTCCGGGTCGCCCTCGACAAACTCGAACGCAACGTCCTCGAACTGAAGGGCGTCCAGAGCGACGAGGAGTACCGCGGCCAGCTCCTGCGGAAGCTGAACGAACTCTGA
- the trpD gene encoding anthranilate phosphoribosyltransferase, whose translation MQDYVERVTDGRDLTQAEARAASEAVFEDATEAQIGALLAALRAKGETEAEIAGFAEGMRAAARTIDPDRPTLVDTCGTGGDDYDTINVSTTSAVVVAGAGVPVAKHGNYSVSSSSGSADVLAELGVEVDADPPAVEAAIEADGIGFMLAPVFHPAMKAVIGPRKELGMRTVFNVLGPLTNPADADAQVVGVYDPDLVPVLARALARMDVQRALVVHGSGTDEIAVHGETTVAEVTGESVERYAIDPADLGLERRGIGEIAGGAPAENAADLRGIVAGEVDGAKRDVILANAGAAIYAADEADSLAEGVEVAREAIDSGAALATLRRLRGVATEAR comes from the coding sequence ATGCAGGATTACGTCGAACGCGTCACGGACGGACGGGACCTCACGCAGGCGGAGGCCCGGGCGGCCTCGGAGGCGGTCTTCGAGGACGCGACGGAGGCACAGATCGGCGCGCTGCTGGCGGCGCTTCGAGCGAAAGGCGAGACCGAAGCCGAGATCGCGGGCTTCGCCGAGGGGATGCGCGCGGCCGCGCGGACGATCGATCCCGACCGGCCGACGCTGGTCGACACCTGCGGGACCGGCGGCGACGACTACGACACGATCAACGTCTCGACGACGAGCGCGGTGGTCGTCGCCGGCGCGGGCGTCCCGGTCGCGAAACACGGCAACTACTCCGTCTCCTCCTCGTCGGGGAGCGCGGACGTCCTCGCGGAACTCGGCGTCGAGGTCGACGCCGACCCGCCGGCCGTCGAGGCGGCCATCGAGGCCGACGGCATCGGCTTCATGCTCGCGCCCGTCTTCCACCCGGCGATGAAGGCCGTCATCGGCCCGCGCAAGGAACTCGGGATGCGGACGGTGTTCAACGTCCTCGGGCCGCTGACGAACCCCGCCGACGCCGACGCGCAGGTCGTCGGCGTCTACGACCCCGACCTCGTCCCCGTCCTCGCCCGCGCGCTCGCGCGGATGGACGTCCAGCGGGCGCTGGTCGTCCACGGGTCGGGGACCGACGAGATCGCCGTCCACGGCGAGACGACCGTCGCCGAGGTGACCGGCGAGTCCGTCGAGCGCTACGCGATCGACCCGGCCGACCTCGGCCTCGAACGCCGCGGGATCGGCGAGATCGCCGGCGGGGCGCCCGCGGAGAACGCGGCCGACCTGCGGGGAATCGTCGCCGGCGAGGTCGACGGCGCCAAGCGGGACGTGATCCTCGCGAACGCGGGGGCCGCCATCTACGCCGCCGACGAGGCGGACTCGCTCGCGGAGGGCGTCGAGGTCGCCCGCGAGGCGATCGACTCCGGGGCCGCGCTGGCGACCCTCCGACGGCTGCGGGGCGTCGCGACGGAGGCCCGATGA
- a CDS encoding phosphoribosylanthranilate isomerase, producing the protein MTRVKVCGLTRETDLDAAVDAGADAVGVVCDVPVDTPREVHPARAADLLAAVPPFVTGVLVTMPSGPERAIELVERVGPDAVQIHGGLEPVDLSYLRASVDATVLSAVDAGDVDAAAAYDGVVDALVVDSVDEDGGGGTGETHDWERTAAATADLASPVVLAGGLDPGNVADAVRTVRPFAVDVASGVEARGGVKDREAVEAFVDRAKGARPAERRVQR; encoded by the coding sequence ATGACGCGCGTGAAGGTCTGCGGGCTCACCCGGGAGACCGACCTCGACGCGGCCGTCGACGCCGGCGCGGACGCCGTCGGCGTCGTCTGCGACGTGCCGGTCGACACCCCCCGGGAGGTCCACCCGGCGCGCGCGGCGGACCTGCTCGCGGCCGTCCCCCCGTTCGTCACGGGCGTCCTCGTGACGATGCCGTCGGGCCCCGAGCGCGCGATCGAACTGGTCGAGCGCGTCGGCCCCGACGCGGTCCAGATCCACGGCGGGCTGGAACCGGTCGACCTCTCGTACCTGCGCGCGTCCGTCGACGCGACGGTGCTGTCCGCCGTCGACGCCGGCGACGTCGACGCGGCCGCGGCCTACGACGGCGTCGTCGACGCGCTGGTCGTCGACTCGGTCGACGAGGACGGCGGCGGCGGCACCGGCGAGACCCACGACTGGGAGCGCACGGCGGCGGCGACGGCCGACCTCGCCTCGCCGGTGGTCCTCGCGGGCGGCCTCGACCCCGGCAACGTCGCCGACGCCGTCCGGACCGTCCGGCCGTTCGCCGTCGACGTCGCCAGCGGCGTCGAGGCCCGCGGCGGCGTGAAGGACCGCGAGGCCGTCGAGGCGTTCGTCGACCGCGCGAAGGGGGCCCGCCCCGCGGAACGCCGGGTACAGCGATGA
- a CDS encoding multicopper oxidase family protein: MREWTTSTRRTSRRRALRALAGGLSVGLAGRLRSGSDGTALPNGDSLDSILQDGTRTLTAGTGSASVPPDETYRTWLYGDRFPGPEIRAAEGETLRIDVENRLPEGTTVHWHGVPVPNPMDGVPGVTQEPIEPDGSFSYEFDATPPGTYVYHSHVGLQLDRGLYGPLIVEEDSPHVDYDREYTLLVDDYLPDEPRLEEGGGGPGPGGGGGPGPDGNGGGGPGGGGGGGQGPGGGGSGPGGNGGDGPGPGGNGGGPGPGGGGSGPGDGGPGGTGPGGQMGGQMGGQRPPYEGLLINGRLPDDPPEFAVEEGERVRLRFVNPSSATTYRVAVGGHPLRITHADGRPVEPVEVDAFDVSMGERYDAVLDADAPGAWAVVAVPVDGDERPARGILRYEGADGESPTEPDQPERVLEYGDLVAVSPLDGLDGEPDRTFDFALAWDPSQGAWTIGGQAYPDADRLTISEGEHVRVRMGNRSPMIHPMHLHGHFFRVGDAVKDTVLVPPHMGRVEFDFVADNPGDWLFHCHNVYHLESGMARVFEYEG; encoded by the coding sequence GTGAGAGAGTGGACCACATCGACACGCAGGACGTCGCGACGACGGGCGTTACGGGCGCTGGCGGGCGGTCTCTCGGTCGGACTGGCGGGCCGCCTCCGCTCGGGGTCCGACGGGACGGCCCTCCCGAACGGCGACTCGCTCGATTCGATTCTGCAGGACGGGACGCGGACCCTGACCGCCGGGACGGGGTCGGCGTCGGTCCCGCCGGACGAGACGTACCGGACGTGGCTCTACGGCGATCGGTTCCCGGGGCCGGAGATTCGGGCGGCCGAGGGAGAGACCCTCCGTATCGACGTCGAGAACCGGCTTCCGGAGGGGACGACGGTCCACTGGCACGGGGTGCCGGTCCCGAACCCGATGGACGGCGTGCCGGGGGTGACCCAGGAGCCGATCGAACCGGACGGCTCGTTCAGCTACGAGTTCGACGCGACGCCGCCGGGAACCTACGTCTACCACAGCCACGTCGGCCTGCAACTCGACCGCGGGCTCTACGGGCCGCTGATCGTCGAGGAGGACTCGCCACACGTCGACTACGACCGCGAGTACACGCTGCTCGTGGACGACTATCTCCCCGACGAGCCGCGACTCGAAGAAGGGGGCGGCGGTCCGGGTCCAGGTGGCGGTGGTGGCCCCGGACCCGACGGAAATGGTGGCGGCGGCCCCGGCGGCGGTGGTGGAGGTGGGCAGGGTCCCGGCGGCGGAGGCTCCGGACCCGGCGGAAATGGTGGCGACGGCCCCGGACCCGGCGGAAATGGTGGTGGCCCCGGACCCGGCGGCGGAGGCTCCGGTCCCGGCGATGGAGGACCCGGTGGTACCGGTCCGGGCGGGCAGATGGGCGGGCAGATGGGGGGCCAGCGGCCGCCGTACGAGGGGCTCCTCATCAACGGCCGGCTCCCGGACGATCCGCCCGAGTTCGCCGTCGAGGAGGGCGAGCGCGTCCGACTCCGGTTCGTCAACCCGAGCAGCGCGACGACGTACCGTGTCGCGGTCGGCGGCCACCCGCTGCGGATCACGCACGCCGACGGTCGTCCCGTGGAACCGGTCGAGGTCGACGCGTTCGACGTCAGTATGGGCGAGCGGTACGACGCCGTCCTCGACGCGGACGCGCCGGGCGCGTGGGCGGTCGTCGCCGTTCCCGTCGACGGCGACGAGCGGCCGGCGCGGGGGATCCTCCGCTACGAGGGGGCCGATGGAGAGTCCCCGACGGAACCGGACCAGCCCGAGCGGGTGCTGGAGTACGGCGACCTCGTTGCGGTGTCGCCGCTCGACGGCCTCGACGGGGAGCCGGACCGGACGTTCGACTTCGCGCTCGCGTGGGACCCGAGTCAGGGGGCGTGGACGATCGGGGGGCAGGCGTATCCGGACGCCGACCGGCTGACGATCTCGGAGGGCGAGCACGTCCGCGTGCGGATGGGCAACCGCAGCCCGATGATCCACCCGATGCACCTGCACGGCCACTTCTTCCGGGTCGGGGACGCCGTCAAGGACACCGTCCTCGTCCCGCCGCACATGGGCCGCGTCGAGTTCGACTTCGTCGCCGACAACCCCGGCGACTGGCTGTTTCACTGCCACAACGTCTACCACCTGGAGTCGGGGATGGCCCGCGTCTTCGAGTACGAGGGCTGA
- the radB gene encoding DNA repair and recombination protein RadB, whose translation MNGEPIPTGCGPVDELLGGGFERGAVTQLYGPPAAGKTNLALSAAVEAAADGGTAVYIDTEGVSVDRFEQLLSARADDVEAVASRVVIEDALDFAEQAEAVRDAEEFAERADLIVLDSATGFYRLERVGETHDGDALRRVTGQVTHLLSLARKHDIAVVVTNQVFADPDSDRTRPLGGNTLEHWTGVVVRLDRFRGGNRRATLEKHRSKPAGDSVTFRITGSGLDGTDETARL comes from the coding sequence GTGAACGGGGAGCCGATCCCGACCGGCTGTGGCCCGGTCGACGAGTTGCTCGGCGGGGGGTTCGAACGCGGCGCCGTGACCCAGCTGTACGGCCCGCCCGCGGCCGGCAAGACCAACCTCGCGCTCTCGGCCGCCGTGGAGGCGGCCGCCGACGGCGGCACCGCCGTCTACATCGACACCGAGGGCGTCTCGGTCGACCGCTTCGAGCAACTGCTCTCGGCGCGGGCCGACGACGTCGAGGCGGTCGCCTCCCGGGTCGTCATCGAGGACGCCCTCGACTTCGCCGAGCAGGCCGAGGCCGTCCGCGACGCCGAGGAGTTCGCCGAGCGCGCCGACCTGATCGTCCTCGACAGCGCCACCGGCTTCTACCGACTGGAGCGCGTCGGCGAGACCCACGACGGCGACGCCCTCCGGCGGGTGACGGGTCAGGTGACCCACCTGCTCTCGCTCGCGCGCAAACACGACATCGCGGTCGTCGTCACAAACCAGGTGTTCGCCGACCCCGACTCCGACCGGACCCGGCCGCTCGGCGGGAACACCCTGGAACACTGGACGGGCGTGGTCGTCCGCCTCGACCGGTTCCGCGGGGGCAACCGGCGGGCGACCCTCGAGAAGCACCGCTCGAAGCCGGCCGGCGACTCGGTCACCTTCCGGATCACCGGCTCCGGACTGGACGGGACCGACGAGACGGCCCGACTCTGA
- a CDS encoding beta-glucosidase family protein → MDDPDESTDGTDRVAALLEALTRAEKLRLVRGRDDPAGTATGYLPGVERLDVPAYRLVDGPLGVRAEGERATAFPASIAVAATFDPDLARAKGAAMAREARALGQDCLLAPGTNLIRVPHCGRNFEYYAEEPTLASRTVAAAVAGIQSADVVATVKHYVANNQEADRVRVSAEVDERTLRELYLRPFRAAVDAGVGSVMTAYNRVNGTYMSDHERLVGEVLKGEWGFDGYVVSDWYGTESAVGAATAGLDLEMPGVSPEGVDEDDAWDPGDLDGEAADVFAGLPDATKAGLFGDPLREAIETGAVPPERLDDMVRRVLGQMGRIGLLDGEGDGRDRRDEGALDAPEHRDLAERIAARGTVLLENDGVLPLSADADVAVIGPNVDEAKLGGGGSSETTPFQSTSPAAGVTARADGEVTVARGVPRVPELSLFDVLPFVGDDEGDEDGGDDGDRGDESGPEPSLDGAAAAAREADVAVVFVRDRTTEAKDRDDLRLPGEQDALVEAVAAANDRTVVVVYSGGPVELPWREDVAAILEAWYPGQADGDAVASVLYGDRDPSGRLPVTFAPEDRYPTADERRYPGVDGRARYAEGLFVGYRHFDAAGVAPTYPFGHGLSYAAFAYRDAEVVDGRTVRATVENVSERAGREVVQAYVRPPESPAVERPPRELAGFATVDLDAGERRTVDVDLDERALGRYDPDEGWTVDPGTYAVELGRSSRDQRLAVEVDVGD, encoded by the coding sequence ATGGACGACCCCGACGAATCGACCGACGGCACCGACCGCGTCGCGGCGCTACTCGAGGCCCTGACCCGGGCGGAGAAACTCCGACTCGTCCGCGGGCGCGACGATCCGGCGGGGACCGCGACGGGCTACCTGCCGGGCGTCGAGCGACTCGACGTCCCGGCGTACCGGCTGGTCGACGGCCCGCTCGGCGTGCGCGCGGAGGGCGAGCGCGCGACGGCGTTCCCGGCGTCGATCGCGGTCGCGGCGACGTTCGATCCCGACCTCGCCCGGGCGAAAGGGGCCGCGATGGCCCGCGAAGCGAGGGCGCTCGGACAGGACTGTCTGCTCGCGCCCGGGACGAACCTGATCCGCGTGCCCCACTGCGGGCGGAACTTCGAGTACTACGCCGAGGAGCCGACGCTGGCCTCGCGGACGGTCGCCGCCGCGGTCGCGGGGATCCAGTCCGCGGACGTCGTCGCGACGGTCAAACACTACGTCGCGAACAATCAGGAGGCCGACCGCGTGCGCGTCAGCGCCGAGGTCGACGAGCGGACGCTGCGCGAACTCTACCTGCGGCCGTTCCGGGCGGCCGTCGACGCCGGCGTCGGCTCCGTGATGACGGCGTACAACCGCGTCAACGGGACGTACATGAGCGACCACGAGCGCCTCGTCGGCGAGGTGCTGAAAGGCGAGTGGGGGTTCGACGGCTACGTCGTCTCCGACTGGTACGGCACCGAGAGCGCGGTCGGCGCGGCGACCGCGGGGCTGGACCTCGAGATGCCCGGGGTCTCGCCCGAGGGGGTGGACGAGGACGACGCGTGGGACCCCGGCGACCTCGACGGCGAGGCCGCAGACGTCTTCGCGGGCCTCCCGGACGCGACGAAGGCGGGGCTCTTCGGCGACCCCCTCCGCGAGGCGATCGAAACGGGAGCGGTGCCGCCGGAACGGCTCGACGACATGGTCCGGCGGGTGCTGGGACAGATGGGACGGATCGGGCTCCTCGACGGCGAGGGCGACGGCCGCGACCGGCGCGACGAAGGTGCCCTCGACGCGCCCGAACACCGCGACCTCGCCGAACGGATCGCCGCGCGCGGGACCGTCCTGCTCGAGAACGACGGCGTCCTCCCGCTTTCGGCCGACGCCGACGTCGCGGTGATCGGCCCGAACGTCGACGAGGCGAAACTCGGCGGCGGGGGCTCCTCGGAGACGACGCCGTTCCAGTCGACGAGCCCCGCCGCGGGCGTGACGGCGCGGGCCGACGGCGAGGTGACCGTCGCGCGAGGCGTCCCCCGAGTTCCGGAGCTCTCGCTGTTCGACGTGCTGCCGTTCGTCGGGGACGACGAGGGCGACGAGGACGGAGGGGACGACGGCGACCGGGGCGACGAGTCCGGGCCCGAACCGAGCCTCGACGGGGCCGCCGCGGCGGCCCGCGAGGCCGACGTCGCGGTCGTCTTCGTCCGCGACCGGACCACCGAGGCGAAAGACCGCGACGACCTGCGGCTGCCCGGCGAACAGGACGCGCTGGTCGAGGCGGTCGCGGCCGCGAACGACCGGACGGTAGTCGTCGTCTACTCGGGCGGGCCCGTCGAACTGCCGTGGCGCGAGGACGTCGCGGCGATCCTCGAAGCGTGGTACCCGGGGCAGGCCGACGGCGACGCCGTCGCGTCCGTGCTCTACGGCGACCGCGATCCGTCGGGGCGGCTGCCGGTCACGTTCGCACCCGAGGACCGGTACCCGACGGCCGACGAGCGCCGCTACCCCGGCGTCGACGGGCGGGCGCGCTACGCGGAGGGGCTCTTCGTCGGCTACCGCCACTTCGACGCGGCCGGCGTCGCGCCGACGTACCCCTTCGGCCACGGGCTCTCCTACGCCGCGTTCGCCTACCGCGACGCCGAGGTCGTCGACGGGCGAACCGTCCGCGCGACCGTCGAGAACGTCTCGGAACGGGCCGGCCGCGAGGTCGTGCAGGCGTACGTCCGCCCGCCGGAGTCGCCGGCCGTCGAACGCCCGCCCCGCGAACTGGCCGGCTTCGCGACGGTCGACCTCGACGCGGGCGAGCGCCGGACGGTCGACGTCGACCTCGACGAGCGGGCGCTCGGGCGGTACGACCCGGACGAGGGGTGGACGGTCGACCCCGGGACGTACGCCGTCGAACTCGGGCGCTCGTCGCGGGACCAGCGACTGGCGGTCGAGGTCGACGTCGGCGACTGA
- a CDS encoding lycopene cyclase domain-containing protein, translating into MATGTDVSFDRAAVPDISVLGRYTYLATELFWGTIAFLGLRRAGALRRAAATILALYPIAYVWDRYTLAVGVFDINLRTGIDVAGIPIEEHLFMAVVPGLVLAVHETLFGDGPGDSQDR; encoded by the coding sequence ATGGCAACCGGTACCGACGTCTCGTTCGATCGGGCCGCCGTCCCCGACATTTCGGTCCTCGGACGCTACACGTACCTCGCCACCGAACTGTTCTGGGGAACGATCGCCTTCCTCGGCCTCCGGCGCGCGGGCGCGCTCCGGCGGGCCGCCGCAACGATCCTCGCGCTGTACCCGATCGCGTACGTCTGGGATCGGTACACGCTCGCCGTCGGCGTCTTCGACATCAACCTCCGGACGGGAATCGACGTCGCCGGGATCCCGATCGAAGAACACCTCTTCATGGCCGTCGTGCCGGGACTCGTCCTCGCGGTCCACGAGACGCTCTTCGGCGACGGGCCGGGCGATTCTCAGGACCGGTGA
- a CDS encoding YihY/virulence factor BrkB family protein, whose product MNGDAADDTAGSDDGDGSDGDALRETLAAIYRTAGDRELSFLAAGVAYYAFVSLVPLVLLALVVGSLVGGEALARRLIAVAGDFLPAAGEELVIAALTTEASRVEASVVALVVAAWGGLKVVRGLSKAFGEVYDEVGETSLLGEVRDGLVVIVAVAGALGLMLVVGAVLGLFGGEVPFAGLLGWLVLLVGLFLAFLPIYYVLPPTRVTLAEVLPGAVVATVGWAALQAGFQVYAASAARYEAYGAVGVVLLFVTWLYFAGMVLLLGAVVNVVRSRPATAA is encoded by the coding sequence ATGAACGGCGACGCCGCCGACGACACCGCCGGGAGCGACGATGGCGACGGCAGCGACGGGGACGCCCTCCGCGAGACGCTCGCGGCGATCTACCGGACGGCCGGCGACCGGGAACTGAGCTTCCTCGCCGCCGGGGTCGCCTACTACGCGTTCGTCTCGCTCGTCCCGCTCGTGTTGCTCGCGCTCGTCGTCGGATCGCTCGTCGGCGGCGAGGCCCTCGCTCGCCGGCTGATCGCGGTCGCGGGGGACTTCCTCCCGGCCGCCGGCGAGGAACTCGTGATCGCCGCGCTGACGACCGAGGCCAGCCGCGTCGAGGCGTCGGTCGTCGCCCTCGTCGTGGCCGCGTGGGGCGGGCTGAAGGTGGTCCGCGGGCTGAGCAAGGCCTTCGGCGAGGTGTACGACGAGGTGGGGGAGACCTCGCTGCTCGGGGAGGTCCGCGACGGCCTCGTCGTGATCGTCGCCGTCGCCGGTGCGCTCGGGCTGATGCTCGTCGTCGGGGCGGTCCTCGGCCTCTTCGGCGGCGAGGTCCCATTCGCCGGCCTCCTCGGCTGGCTCGTCCTGCTCGTCGGGCTGTTCCTCGCGTTCCTGCCGATCTACTACGTCCTGCCGCCGACGCGGGTCACCCTCGCCGAGGTCCTCCCGGGCGCGGTCGTCGCGACCGTCGGCTGGGCCGCCCTCCAGGCCGGCTTTCAGGTCTACGCCGCCAGCGCGGCCCGCTACGAGGCCTACGGCGCCGTCGGCGTCGTCCTCCTGTTCGTCACCTGGCTCTACTTCGCCGGGATGGTGCTCTTACTCGGCGCCGTCGTCAACGTCGTCCGCTCGCGGCCGGCCACCGCCGCGTGA